From Apium graveolens cultivar Ventura chromosome 9, ASM990537v1, whole genome shotgun sequence, the proteins below share one genomic window:
- the LOC141683412 gene encoding filament-like plant protein 3 isoform X2 — MQLNNKKFICAVWSLLVNMTIVRYPNIQGWEKAENEVFALKQQLESLIQKSSSLEDRTIHLDVAFKECMKQLRHEREEREQKIHEAITNKTNEWEATESGLQKQLSELQSQLEAAKGEVSTSLHIDLHSKLEAAEKEISSLKHELFSRAEELELRTIERDLSTQAAESASRQSLESVKKVAKLESECRRLKAMAHKAPSFNEQRYITESTAYVESFIDSQSDIGERLSLVDSDTHRIHELGEFFWKQNPSTSLVSQSANFKKVKTVGKSLTTSSLNDSLMDDFLEMERLVALPDTRNVNSYESRSILEQSNEENTALRSELETMRNRTAELEDKLVKMEADKNELETFLNKHQDQLRMLTDCLEEAEMKLVKMEADKNETETSLIKHQLILHTVRDRLEETETKLVKMEADNNELETSLIKHQHQLEQLRARLKETEMKLAELQTRLAGANEARETFEATLNDTNIKKEVAESRLEVVDNKLKTMITRISSLEEEIQKERSFSIETISKCQKLEKEISRLQHESELQRATSLRRDFKQNQDKELAAAAYKFSECKKIIASLGRQLKSLATLEDFLIESDKPCTIPRGAQPTDTTLVKLTH, encoded by the exons ATGCAATTAAATAATAAGAAATTTATTTGTGCTGTTTGGTCACTGCTTGTTAATATGACAATTGTTCGCTATCCAAATATACAAGGATGGGAGAAAGCTGAGAATGAAGTATTTGCTTTAAAGCAACAGTTAGAGTCGTTAATCCAGAAAAGTTCTTCACTTGAAGATCGAACTATCCATCTTGACGTAGCTTTCAAGGAATGCATGAAACAGCTCCGTCACGAAAGAGAAGAGCGAGAGCAAAAGATTCATGAAGCTATTACTAATAAAACCAATGAATGGGAAGCTACTGAATCTGGACTTCAGAAACAGCTTTCTGAGCTTCAATCCCAACTTGAAGCTGCAAAAGGTGAAGTTTCCACCTCCCTGCACATTGATCTTCACTCTaagcttgaagctgcagaaaAAGAGATATCATCCCTTAAACATGAGCTCTTTTCCAGAGCAGAGGAGCTAGAATTGAGGACTATCGAGAGGGACTTAAGTACTCAAGCTGCTGAATCAGCTAGCAGACAAAGTTTGGAAAGTGTAAAGAAGGTGGCTAAGCTTGAAAGTGAGTGTCGTAGACTCAAAGCGATGGCTCACAAAGCACCTTCCTTTAATGAACAAAGGTATATTACTGAATCCACTGCTTATGTGGAATCTTTTATAGACAGCCAATCTGATATTGGAGAGAGGCTGTCACTAGTTGATAGTGATACACATAGGATTCATGAATTGGGGGAATTTTTTTGGAAACAAAATCCTTCCACGTCATTGGTATCACAGTCAGCTAACTTCAAAAAGGTGAAAACTGTTGGAAAAAGCCTTACGACTTCTTCACTCAATGACAGTCTCATGGATGACTTCCTAGAAATGGAAAGGCTTGTGGCATTACCTGATACTAGGAATGTAAATTCCTACGAGTCTAGATCTATACTGGAACAATCAAATGAAGAGAATACTGCTTTGAGATCTGAACTAGAAACAATGAGAAACCGGACAGCTGAATTGGAAGACAAATTGGTGAAAATGGAAGCAGATAAAAATGAATTGGAGACATTCTTGAATAAGCACCAGGATCAACTTAGAATGCTAACAGATTGTTTAGAAGAAGCGGAGATGAAATTGGTGAAGATGGAAGCAGACAAAAATGAAACAGAGACATCATTAATTAAGCACCAACTGATCCTACACACAGTAAGAGATCGTTTAGAAGAAACAGAGACGAAGTTGGTCAAGATGGAAGCAGACAATAATGAATTAGAGACATCTTTAATTAAACACCAACATCAGCTTGAGCAATTAAGAGCTCGTTTAAAAGAAACAGAGATGAAGTTGGCAGAGTTGCAGACTCGATTAGCTGGAGCAAATGAAGCAAGAGAAACATTTGAGGCAACACTTAATGATACCAATATAAAGAAAGAAGTGGCAGAGTCACGGCTTGAAGTAGTGGACAATAAGTTGAAAACCATGATTACAAGAATTTCTAGCTTAGAGGAAGAAATTCAGAAGGAAAGGTCATTTTCGATAGAAACCATCTCAAAGTGTCAAAAACTGGAAAAAGAAATTTCAAGATTGCAACATGAAAGTGAACTGCAGAGAGCTACAAGTTTACGCAGAGACTTTAAACAGAACCAG GATAAGGAATTGGCAGCTGCTGCATATAAATTTTCAGAGTGCAAGAAAATAATTGCTTCTCTTGGCAGGCAGTTAAAATCTCTTGCAACACTGGAAGACTTCTTAATTGAATCAGACAAGCCATGTACAATTCCTAGAGGGGCACAGCCAACTGATACGACATTAGTAAAATTAACTCACTGA
- the LOC141683412 gene encoding filament-like plant protein 3 isoform X1, which yields MDRRSWLWRRKSSDKSLGETESSGSLSSHSERFSDEQAYSNHNTQSPEVISKAILSNEELNDSVKTLREKLASALQKISAKDDLVKQHSKVAEEAVSGWEKAENEVFALKQQLESLIQKSSSLEDRTIHLDVAFKECMKQLRHEREEREQKIHEAITNKTNEWEATESGLQKQLSELQSQLEAAKGEVSTSLHIDLHSKLEAAEKEISSLKHELFSRAEELELRTIERDLSTQAAESASRQSLESVKKVAKLESECRRLKAMAHKAPSFNEQRYITESTAYVESFIDSQSDIGERLSLVDSDTHRIHELGEFFWKQNPSTSLVSQSANFKKVKTVGKSLTTSSLNDSLMDDFLEMERLVALPDTRNVNSYESRSILEQSNEENTALRSELETMRNRTAELEDKLVKMEADKNELETFLNKHQDQLRMLTDCLEEAEMKLVKMEADKNETETSLIKHQLILHTVRDRLEETETKLVKMEADNNELETSLIKHQHQLEQLRARLKETEMKLAELQTRLAGANEARETFEATLNDTNIKKEVAESRLEVVDNKLKTMITRISSLEEEIQKERSFSIETISKCQKLEKEISRLQHESELQRATSLRRDFKQNQDKELAAAAYKFSECKKIIASLGRQLKSLATLEDFLIESDKPCTIPRGAQPTDTTLVKLTH from the exons ATGGATCGTCGGAGCTGGTTGTGGAGGAGGAAGTCTTCCGATAAAAGTCTAGGTGAAACCGAAAGCTCTGGATCGTTGTCATCACACTCCGAAAGATTTTCTGATGAACAG GCATACTCAAATCATAATACTCAATCACCTGAAGTCATATCTAAAGCTATTCTCAGCAATGAAGAGCTTAACGATAGCGTAAAGACTCTAAGAGAGAAACTAGCTTCAGCACTTCAGAAAATTAGTGCGAAGGACGATTTGGTGAAGCAGCACTCCAAAGTTGCAGAGGAAGCTGTCTCAG GATGGGAGAAAGCTGAGAATGAAGTATTTGCTTTAAAGCAACAGTTAGAGTCGTTAATCCAGAAAAGTTCTTCACTTGAAGATCGAACTATCCATCTTGACGTAGCTTTCAAGGAATGCATGAAACAGCTCCGTCACGAAAGAGAAGAGCGAGAGCAAAAGATTCATGAAGCTATTACTAATAAAACCAATGAATGGGAAGCTACTGAATCTGGACTTCAGAAACAGCTTTCTGAGCTTCAATCCCAACTTGAAGCTGCAAAAGGTGAAGTTTCCACCTCCCTGCACATTGATCTTCACTCTaagcttgaagctgcagaaaAAGAGATATCATCCCTTAAACATGAGCTCTTTTCCAGAGCAGAGGAGCTAGAATTGAGGACTATCGAGAGGGACTTAAGTACTCAAGCTGCTGAATCAGCTAGCAGACAAAGTTTGGAAAGTGTAAAGAAGGTGGCTAAGCTTGAAAGTGAGTGTCGTAGACTCAAAGCGATGGCTCACAAAGCACCTTCCTTTAATGAACAAAGGTATATTACTGAATCCACTGCTTATGTGGAATCTTTTATAGACAGCCAATCTGATATTGGAGAGAGGCTGTCACTAGTTGATAGTGATACACATAGGATTCATGAATTGGGGGAATTTTTTTGGAAACAAAATCCTTCCACGTCATTGGTATCACAGTCAGCTAACTTCAAAAAGGTGAAAACTGTTGGAAAAAGCCTTACGACTTCTTCACTCAATGACAGTCTCATGGATGACTTCCTAGAAATGGAAAGGCTTGTGGCATTACCTGATACTAGGAATGTAAATTCCTACGAGTCTAGATCTATACTGGAACAATCAAATGAAGAGAATACTGCTTTGAGATCTGAACTAGAAACAATGAGAAACCGGACAGCTGAATTGGAAGACAAATTGGTGAAAATGGAAGCAGATAAAAATGAATTGGAGACATTCTTGAATAAGCACCAGGATCAACTTAGAATGCTAACAGATTGTTTAGAAGAAGCGGAGATGAAATTGGTGAAGATGGAAGCAGACAAAAATGAAACAGAGACATCATTAATTAAGCACCAACTGATCCTACACACAGTAAGAGATCGTTTAGAAGAAACAGAGACGAAGTTGGTCAAGATGGAAGCAGACAATAATGAATTAGAGACATCTTTAATTAAACACCAACATCAGCTTGAGCAATTAAGAGCTCGTTTAAAAGAAACAGAGATGAAGTTGGCAGAGTTGCAGACTCGATTAGCTGGAGCAAATGAAGCAAGAGAAACATTTGAGGCAACACTTAATGATACCAATATAAAGAAAGAAGTGGCAGAGTCACGGCTTGAAGTAGTGGACAATAAGTTGAAAACCATGATTACAAGAATTTCTAGCTTAGAGGAAGAAATTCAGAAGGAAAGGTCATTTTCGATAGAAACCATCTCAAAGTGTCAAAAACTGGAAAAAGAAATTTCAAGATTGCAACATGAAAGTGAACTGCAGAGAGCTACAAGTTTACGCAGAGACTTTAAACAGAACCAG GATAAGGAATTGGCAGCTGCTGCATATAAATTTTCAGAGTGCAAGAAAATAATTGCTTCTCTTGGCAGGCAGTTAAAATCTCTTGCAACACTGGAAGACTTCTTAATTGAATCAGACAAGCCATGTACAATTCCTAGAGGGGCACAGCCAACTGATACGACATTAGTAAAATTAACTCACTGA
- the LOC141685849 gene encoding uncharacterized protein LOC141685849 has product MWGIDLIGELPKARGGVKYAVVAVDYFTKWAEAEPLATITAKKLREFVHKAIAKLEEKKRAWPEELAQVLWSYNTTPRTTTGETLFSLVYGCEAMVPVEVGAGSFRRDNYDSEANEVNHHLYLDMIEETREDAQIRVAAYQQRTARHYNSKVKARTFKVEDLVLRRVMPNTKVVSHRVFGANWEGPYKIKSVIWEGTYHLNDMQDKLTPRAWNAEHLRKYFQ; this is encoded by the exons atgtggggaattgatctgattGGGGAACTCCCGAAGGCCAGGGGAGGTGTCAAGTATGCGGTGGTTGCGGTAGACTACTtcactaagtgggcagaggcCGAGCCCCTAGCCACCATCACGGCAAAAAAACTCAGGGAGTTTGTACACAAGGCTATT gcaaagcttgaagagaagaaaAGAGCATGGCCAGAGGAGCTCGCCCAGGTCCTGTGGTCTTACAACACTACACCCCGAACCACAACTGGAGAGACCCTTTTCTCTCTGGTGTATGGGTGTGAAGCTATGGTGCCCGTTGAAGTGGGAGCAGGATCTTTTCGAAGGGACAACTATGACTCGGAGGCAAATGAGGTCAATCATCATCTCTATTTGGACATGATCGAAGAAACTCGAGAAGATGCTCAGATCAGGGTAGCAGCATATCAGCAGAGGACAGCTAGGCACTATAACAGTAAGGTTAAAGCCCGAACTTTCAAGGTGGAAGATTTGGTTCTACGCCGGGTCATGCCAAATACCAAGGTGGTGAGTCACAGAGTATTTGGAGCAAATTGGGAAGGCCCTTACAAGATAAAGTCAGTCATctgggagggaacctaccacctcaatgatatgcaGGACAAACTGACCCCGAGAGCCTGGAACGCGGAACACCTCCGCAAATATTTtcagtaa
- the LOC141685848 gene encoding replication protein A 70 kDa DNA-binding subunit C-like, whose product MESAVFNLIEDLDQSTTNWKIKARVTRMWTSVSSENGSVKGYNVILLDDDNSHVHAFAYPNIWNGFKTPVIEGGVYVFDQFSVKDVVGNLKPVQADICIRFSQYTTVTAVEDDGMIPAYKFEFLDLGDLFAEASKYQPQQQPEFAIDVIGVIEDFEPLTKLDTKFGINQHKVSVWGDLAVLANNIYTKELQSPVIAIIMSTKVTTFMNTVQIGTLPSSKLYLNLDDESMTDMRMRLKEEGYLSKREKYLKAAKSEFVQTFMERMTLKDLNKKPTYDDLKVDEDVAWWFYSCNKCQQEVQRLDRRFRYNNCPRIIPVAPKRFRIMVLAEDDTFSCNVMLMDRASRRIVGTSAAKAYNNFEKAPEEGLPQVIKDLVGKEVTIIIQLNKANVIEDSTIFDANDIFDMTIRSPSPSESVHISESSSINFFVNSVDLDAIDHTPGSAKSVTKKIKKDYILVLVLDEK is encoded by the exons ATGGAGTCTGCAGTATTCAATCTTATTGAAGACCTTGATCAATCGACTACCAATTGGAAGATTAAGGCTAGAGTAACTAGGATGTGGACCAGCGTTAGCTCTGAGAATGGATCAGTCAAAGGATATAATGTCATTCTGCTTGATGATGAT AATAGTCACGTCCATGCATTTGCTTATCCCAATATTTGGAATGGATTCAAAACTCCGGTGATTGAAGGAGGCGTTTATGTTTTTGACCAATTTTCTGTGAAAGATGTTGTCGGTAATCTGAAGCCTGTACAAGCTGATATCTGCATCAGATTTTCACAATATACTACGGTCACCGCTGTTGAAGACGATGGCATGATTCCTGCctataaattcgaatttctgGATTTAGGTGATCTTTTTGCTGAGGCCAGCAAATATCAGCCACAACAACAGCCTGAATTTGCTATAG ATGTAATTGGAGTTATTGAGGATTTTGAACCTCTAACGAAACTTGACACAAAATTTGGCAT TAATCAACATAAAGTCAGTGTTTGGGGAGATCTTGCTGTGTTGGCCAATAACATTTATACTAAGGAACTCCAGTCTCCAGTCATTGCAATAATAATGAGCACAAAAGTTACAACTTTCATGA ATACTGTGCAGATTGGTACTTTGCCATCTTCAAAATTGTACCTCAACCTAGATGATGAATCTATGACTGATATGAGGATGAG GTTGAAGGAGGAGGGATATTTGTCAAAGAGAGAAAAATATCTTAAGGcagcaaaatctgaatttgttCAAACCTTTATGGAAAGAATGACATTAAAGGATCTCAATAAAAAGCCCACATATGATGACTTGAAG GTGGATGAGGATGTAGCATGGTGGTTTTACAGTTGTAACAAATGTCAACAAGAGGTTCAGCGGCTTGACAGGAGATTTCGATATAATAATTGCCCTCGCATAATTCCGGTTGCCCCTAAAAG GTTTCGTATCATGGTCCTTGCCGAAGATGATACATTTTCATGTAATGTTATGCTCATGGACCGAGCTTCTAGAAGGATTGTTGGCACAAGTGCAGCAAAAGCGTATAATAATTTTGAGAAG GCTCCTGAAGAAGGCCTTCCTCAGGTAATTAAAGATTTGGTTGGAAAGGAAGTCACTATCATTATTCAGTTGAACAAAGCAAATGTAATTGAGGATAGTACCATATTTGATGCAAATGACATATTTGACATGACTATACGGAGTCCAAGTCCATCTGAATCTGTACATATATCAGAATCTTCCTCCATCAACTTTTTCGTTAAT TCTGTCGATCTTGATGCCATTGATCATACTCCAGGCTCTGCAAAATCAGttaccaaaaaaattaaaaag GATTACATATTGGTTTTGGTTCTTGAC GAGAAGTAA
- the LOC141685847 gene encoding uncharacterized protein LOC141685847: MCRVAVNNKIGHSITTPQSMIDQSVTPEQVNNIGHPMRTPLSRTDERVPPNISLRSSRGPSSFNTANVKSTFKKGESSRQKNLMNEFNNIDDNVTIDNDTTCGEDKTNNRINAVNGGRDTVNEKIVQSLLYMLDEHNSSASGRPNHIAPSNEVAGLIVTSLYAKGYRDTVIDSRVDGLQRIFETDPHFMQLQNPLLFPHGDMGYCREIPLNRPVKHSKRDIEVTESEDPDEKGLTPHLEGRLWQQYVVDAFTAIEQYRLDRIRDHQTTIRSNLYHNIKDTMQKGIKIHPILVKQSFSPLHSPDHMLKHMPGVDVADAPDVVARVFKMKVDQLIDIIKKKNYFGRCIGVMYVIEFQKRGLPHAHILIWLHPDDRPKITEQIDKMVSAEIPDPEIDPVGYNTVSNYMIHGPCGFDYTKSPCMVKGNCIKHFPKRYNSHTFFDECGFPIYKRRRTGNTINKKGVNLDNRFVVPFNRDLLVHFQCHMNLEICNNTRSLKYLFKYCLKGHDTTTMCLRKTRTGTSATIPKKAPKGPIDEVKHYLDGRYVCASEASWRIYAVDIHSRWPSVERLPIHLPGEKHVSFKAEDVFEDVCDKAISKKPS, from the exons GTCCTTCGTCGTTCAATACAGCAAATGTAAAGAGTACATTTAAAAAAGGTGAAAGTTCTAGGCAAAAAAATTTAATGAATGAGTTCAACAATATTGATGACAATGTTACCATCGACAATGATACAACATGTGGAG AGGACAAAACCAACAACAGGATCAATGCAGTTAATGGTGGGAGGGATACTGTTAATGAAAAAATTGTACAATCTTTGTTGTATATGTTGGATGAGCATAACAG TTCGGCAAGTGGCCGACCAAATCACATTGCTCCATCAAATGAGGTAGCAGGATTGATTGTTACTTCTCTTTATGCAAAAGGCTATCGAGATACTGTCATTGATTCTAGAGTTGACGGATTACAGAGGATTTTTGAGACCGATCCACATTTCATGCAACTTCAAAATCCATTACTTTTCCCTCACGGAGATATGGGATATTGCCGTGAGATCCCATTAAATAGACCTGTGAAGCATTCTAAGAGAGACATAGAAGTTACCGAATCTGAAGATCCTGACGAAAAAG GTTTGACACCACATCTTGAAGGTCGTTTATGGCAACAATATGTTGTGGATGCTTTCACCGCAATTGAGCAGTACAGATTGGACCGGATTAGAGACCATCAAACTACTATAAGATCTAATCTCTACCATAATATCAAAGATACAATGCAAAAGGGAATAAAAATCCATCCAATATTGGTAAAACAATCATTCTCCCCGCTTCATTCACCAGAT CACATGTTAAAACATATGCCTGGTGTTGATGTTGCTGATGCACCTGATGTTGTAGCCAGAGTCTTTAAAATGAAGGTTGATCAACTTATAGatataattaaaaagaaaaattatTTTGGCAGATGTATAGGAG TGATGTATGTAATTGAATTCCAGAAGCGTGGATTGCCTCACGCTCATATATTAATTTGGTTGCACCCCGACGATAGACCTAAAATAACTGAGCAAATTGATAAAATGGTATCAGCTGAAATTCCCGATCCAGAAATTGATCCAGTTGGATATAATACCGTGAGCAATTATATGATCCATGGACCATGTGGTTTTGATTATACTAAATCTCCATGCATGGTCAAAGGCAACTGTATAAAGCATTTTCCTAAGCG GTATAATTCTCATACATTTTTTGATGAGTGTGGATTCCCCATATATAAAAGAAGGAGAACTGGAAATACCATTAATAAGAAGGGGGTCAATCTTGATAATCGCTTTGTTGTCCCATTCAATCGCGATCTTTTGGTGCATTTTCAATGTCACATGAATCTGGAGATTTGCAATAATACaagatcattaaagtaccttttcaAATACTGTCTCAAGGGTCATGACACGACAACAATGTGTTTGAGGAAAACACGTACAGGTACTTCTGCAACAATCCCAAAAAAAGCACCAAAAGGTCCGATTGATGAGGTAAAACATTATTTGGATGGGAGATATGTTTGCGCATCAGAAGCATCTTGGAGGATATATGCTGTTGACATTCATTCTCGTTGGCCATCGGTAGAGAGGTTACCGATACATTTACCAGGCGAGAAGCATGTTTCGTTTAAGGCTGAAGATGTCTTTGAGGATGTTTGCGACAAGGCAATATCAAAAAAACCAAGTTAG